A section of the Pseudomonas prosekii genome encodes:
- a CDS encoding Na+/H+ antiporter family protein — translation MNAVIAAVGVMLVLSLSRVHVVIALIVGALVGGLTGGLGIDATLKAFNSGLGNGATVALSYALLGAFAVAIAKSGLAHALADKALLMVDRQHASGGRQVKWLLIGLLWVVAIASQNILPIHIAFIPLLVPPLLYVLTKLQLDRRLIACVMTFGLITPYMVFPVGFGNIFLNQILLANVSKSGVDISHINVMHAMAIPAMGMVFGLLVAVFFSYRKKRVYDLAKIEQVEQVSVAYNPMTLGIAGLAIAAAFIIQLLLDSMIIGALAGFLIFSVSGIVKWRETDDLFTEGMKMMAMIGFIMIAASGFAEVLKATGQVRTLVESAAAWIDHSKAIGALLMLLVGLMVTIGIGSSFSTVPILAAIFVPLCVQLGFSPMAIVCIVGTAGALGDTGSPASDSTLGPTSGLNIDGQHHHIWDTVVPTFLHYNLPLLAFGWVAAMVL, via the coding sequence ATTAATGCTGTAATTGCCGCGGTCGGCGTCATGCTGGTGCTCAGCCTGTCCCGCGTGCATGTGGTGATCGCGCTGATCGTCGGCGCGCTGGTGGGTGGCCTGACCGGTGGCCTGGGCATCGACGCCACGCTCAAAGCCTTCAACAGCGGGCTCGGCAATGGCGCCACAGTCGCTTTGTCCTACGCCTTGCTCGGCGCTTTCGCCGTGGCGATTGCCAAATCCGGCCTCGCCCACGCGCTGGCCGACAAAGCCCTGCTGATGGTTGACCGCCAACACGCCAGCGGTGGCCGCCAGGTCAAATGGCTGCTGATTGGCCTGTTGTGGGTGGTGGCGATCGCTTCGCAGAACATCCTGCCGATACATATCGCGTTTATTCCGTTGCTGGTGCCGCCGCTTTTATACGTGCTGACCAAACTGCAACTGGACCGACGCTTGATCGCCTGCGTCATGACCTTCGGCCTGATCACCCCGTACATGGTCTTTCCGGTCGGTTTCGGCAACATCTTCCTCAACCAGATTCTGCTGGCCAACGTCAGCAAGAGCGGGGTCGATATCAGCCACATCAACGTCATGCACGCCATGGCGATTCCGGCGATGGGCATGGTTTTCGGCTTGCTGGTGGCGGTGTTTTTCAGCTACCGGAAAAAACGCGTCTACGACCTGGCGAAGATCGAGCAAGTCGAGCAGGTCAGCGTTGCCTACAACCCGATGACCCTGGGCATTGCCGGGCTGGCGATTGCCGCGGCGTTCATCATTCAGTTGCTGCTGGATTCGATGATCATCGGCGCGTTGGCCGGGTTTCTGATTTTCTCGGTGTCGGGGATTGTGAAATGGCGTGAGACCGACGACCTGTTCACCGAAGGCATGAAAATGATGGCGATGATCGGTTTCATCATGATCGCCGCGTCCGGTTTTGCCGAAGTGCTCAAGGCCACCGGGCAGGTGCGCACGCTGGTCGAAAGCGCGGCGGCGTGGATCGATCACAGCAAAGCCATCGGCGCGCTGCTGATGTTGCTGGTCGGCCTGATGGTGACGATTGGCATCGGTTCGTCGTTCTCCACGGTGCCGATTCTCGCGGCGATTTTTGTGCCGTTATGCGTGCAACTGGGCTTCAGCCCGATGGCGATTGTGTGCATCGTCGGCACGGCCGGTGCCTTGGGCGACACTGGTTCGCCGGCCTCGGATTCGACCCTCGGGCCGACGTCGGGCCTGAACATCGATGGCCAGCACCATCACATCTGGGACACCGTGGTCCCGACGTTCCTGCACTACAATCTGCCGCTGCTGGCGTTCGGCTGGGTGGCGGCGATGGTCCTGTAA